In bacterium, a single genomic region encodes these proteins:
- a CDS encoding substrate-binding domain-containing protein has protein sequence MKKYSLIVAVLLSTALTVVAFGQTVLIVNTANNVTSMSRTEVSNFYLGKTTKWSNGEKAIPVDQKKVNSAGKAFLANIVKMSESEFKKEWMSKMLSGEAEPLLLKANDEEVIEFVKANKGGIGYVSASSVEAGVKFVAIDGKKEW, from the coding sequence ATGAAAAAATATTCTCTTATCGTTGCGGTGTTACTAAGTACCGCCTTAACTGTTGTTGCTTTCGGGCAGACGGTTCTCATTGTAAATACTGCAAACAACGTTACTTCGATGTCCCGCACCGAAGTCTCAAATTTTTACTTGGGTAAAACCACCAAATGGTCGAACGGGGAAAAAGCAATACCGGTCGACCAAAAAAAGGTTAATTCCGCCGGCAAAGCATTTCTCGCGAATATCGTGAAGATGTCGGAATCCGAGTTTAAGAAGGAATGGATGAGTAAAATGCTGTCTGGGGAAGCGGAGCCGTTACTCTTGAAAGCAAATGATGAGGAAGTAATCGAGTTCGTAAAAGCGAACAAGGGCGGCATCGGATATGTCAGTGCGAGCAGTGTCGAAGCAGGTGTAAAATTTGTCGCTATCGATGGAAAGAAAGAGTGGTAA